One Brassica napus cultivar Da-Ae chromosome A5, Da-Ae, whole genome shotgun sequence DNA window includes the following coding sequences:
- the BNAA05G35200D gene encoding uncharacterized protein BNAA05G35200D, giving the protein MAKHTAALKAGLTLLALSMIGYILGPPLYWHLTEALVASASSCSPCVCDCSSLPLLTIPKGLSNGSFGDCAKHDPEVNEDTEKNYAELLTEELKQREAASMEKHKRVDTGLLEAKKITSSYQKEADKCNSGMETCEEAREKSEKALVEQKKLTSMWELRARQKGWKEGATKSSVKSKSSVQAS; this is encoded by the exons ATGGCGAAGCACACGGCGGCGTTGAAAGCCGGACTGACCTTGCTGGCGCTGAGCATGATTGGTTACATACTCGGTCCTCCTCTCTACTGGCACCTCACCGAGGCACTGGTCGCTTCCGCCTCTTCTTGCTCTCCTTGCGTCTGCGACTGCTCTTCCCTGCCTCTCCTCACCATCCCCAAAG GACTCAGCAATGGATCTTTTGGAG ATTGTGCAAAGCATGACCCAGAGGTGAACGAAGACACAGAGAAGAACTATGCTGAGCTCTTAACAGAGGAACTGAAGCAACGCGAAGCAGCATCGATGGAGAAACACAAACGAGTAGACACAGGTCTGCTAGAGGCCAAGAAGATCACATCCTCTTACCAAAAGGAGGCGGATAAGTGCAACTCCGGTATGGAGACTTGTGAGGAAGCAAGAGAGAAGTCGGAAAAGGCACTTGTGGAGCAGAAGAAGCTGACTTCTATGTGGGAACTCAGAGCTCGTCAAAAAGGATGGAAAGAGGGAGCCACCAAGTCTTCTGTTAAATCCAAAAGCAGTGTTCAGGCTTCTTAG
- the LOC106454821 gene encoding CCR4-NOT transcription complex subunit 9-like produces MANLPDSLYEDYSTSKLTLPSASSFAPTTTVVPFPDMDTIIQWINDLHNEIPFVSNSALQNLVTHRNTYEILPLLLWKSPCTMTMMLQEIVKIYPHISTPVHSREGKPPRAYNILLLFQCIAHYPETRGYFLKAEMPHYLFPLMDINLTDKPIECLRLGALGVLAHMLKAVHTVVSFSFTAYIFVTKRLNIILNISLVLQPIDGAAVRFLMDNGALRYCTKAIEIGSTESKTVSVFILNKILSTNEGLQYCCVLADRFFLIDGLLKKLLVYLSSMTNPSPSLFNLIAGCYAKLSQKPRAREGLWRFPPVMLLNGTFASLFAVRLELFLELCMDLVKIQIVFVCVFLRRRTQTLLTTVSS; encoded by the exons ATGGCAAATCTACCAGATTCACTATACGAGGATTACAGTACAAGCAAGTTGACGTTGCCATCTGCTTCTTCCTTTGCTCCAACCACCACTGTCGTACCTTTTCCGGACATGGACACAATTATCCAGTGGATCAATGATCTTCATAATGAGATTCCATTTGTCTCTAATTCCGCGCTCCAAAACCTTGTCACT CATAGGAACACTTATGAGATCTTGCCGCTGCTATTATGGAAATCTCCTTGTACAATGACCATGATGTTGCAG GAGATCGTGAAAATCTACCCACACATCTCAACTCCAGTACACTCTCGGGAGGGGAAGCCACCTCGAGCGTACAATATTCTGCTTTTGTTCCAG TGCATAGCTCATTATCCGGAGACAAGAGGCTACTTCCTTAAGG CTGAGATGCCACACTACTTATTTCCTTTGATGGACATCAATCTCACCGACAAGCCTATCGAATGCTTAAGGCTTGGTGCATTGGGTGTCCTTGCTCATATGTTGAAGGCGGTACATACAGTAGTATCCTTCTCTTTCACAGCAtatatttttgtcacaaaaagacttaatattattttgaacatCTCACTTGTCTTACAGCCTATAGACGGAGCTGCTGTTCGTTTCCTTATGGACAATGGTGCTTTACGTTATTGCACCAAAGCTATCGAGATTGGCTCTACAGAGTCAAAGACA GTTTCTGTGTTTATATTGAACAAGATTCTGTCAACTAATGAGGGGCTTCAGTACTGCTGCGTCTTGGCTGATCGTTTTTTCCTCATAGACGGTCTCCTGAAAAAGCTGCTTGTGTATCTTTCTTCCATGACCAACCCTTCTCCCAGCTTGTTCAATCTTATTGCTGGTTGCTACGCCAAGCTCTCCCAGAAGCCCAG AGCTCGTGAGGGGTTATGGCGTTTCCCTCCTGTCATGCTGCTCAACGGAACCTTCGCCAGTTTATTTGCTGTAAGATTGGAACTCTTTCTTGAGCTCTGTATGGATTTGGTCAAGATTCAGattgtttttgtgtgtgtgtttttacgCAGGAGGACCCAGACGCTGTTAACTACCGTAAGCAGCTGA